Proteins encoded within one genomic window of Sphingomonas sp. KRR8:
- a CDS encoding amidohydrolase: MAKARGLGVALAAVSGLLLGGCATTPAKEPPTRFSHDPYPSTYHAYPGVPTLLKGATVLDGAGGRIDGGDVLIADGKVQAIGRGLSAPAGAVIVDGTGKYVTPGVIDIHSHLGDYPSPAVAAHDDGNEATAPARPEVWAEHSVWPQDPGFSRALANGGVTSLQILPGSANLFGGRSVVLKNVPARTVQGMKFPGAPYGLKMACGENPKRVYGSKGQMPSTRMGNIAVTRQTWLNAQAYKRKWDNYEAKGGDMPDRDLAMDTLRGVLAGEILVQNHCYRADEMAIMIDLSHEMGYKIAAFHHAVEAYKVADLLRENGTCAAMWADWYGFKMEAYDAIRENIALVDKAGACAIVHSDDPNGIQRLYQEAGKAIAAGRRVGIPITEEHAWTWLSANPAKALGIFDKTGSLAPGKMADVVLWNGNPFSTYTRPERVWIDGALMYDANNPRMRPVSDFELGQPGEGDVK, from the coding sequence ATGGCGAAGGCGAGGGGTCTTGGCGTAGCCTTGGCCGCAGTGTCGGGACTGTTGCTGGGTGGGTGTGCGACCACTCCGGCCAAGGAACCGCCAACCCGGTTCAGCCACGACCCATATCCCTCGACCTACCATGCCTATCCGGGCGTGCCGACGCTGCTGAAGGGCGCCACGGTGCTCGACGGTGCCGGCGGCCGAATTGACGGCGGGGACGTCCTGATCGCCGACGGCAAGGTCCAGGCGATCGGTCGCGGCCTGTCGGCTCCTGCGGGCGCCGTCATCGTCGATGGCACCGGCAAGTACGTGACGCCTGGCGTCATCGACATCCACAGTCACCTGGGCGATTACCCCAGCCCCGCCGTGGCAGCCCATGACGATGGCAATGAGGCCACCGCTCCGGCACGCCCCGAAGTCTGGGCCGAGCATAGCGTCTGGCCGCAGGACCCCGGTTTCAGCCGGGCGCTGGCCAATGGCGGTGTCACCAGTCTCCAGATCCTGCCCGGCTCGGCCAACCTGTTCGGTGGCCGTTCGGTCGTGCTCAAGAACGTGCCCGCGCGGACCGTGCAGGGGATGAAGTTCCCCGGTGCTCCATACGGCCTGAAGATGGCCTGCGGCGAGAATCCCAAGCGGGTCTATGGCTCCAAGGGGCAGATGCCATCTACCCGCATGGGGAACATCGCCGTCACCCGTCAGACCTGGCTCAACGCGCAGGCCTACAAGCGCAAGTGGGACAATTACGAGGCCAAGGGCGGCGACATGCCCGACCGTGACCTCGCCATGGACACGCTGCGCGGGGTGCTGGCGGGCGAGATCCTGGTGCAGAACCACTGCTATCGCGCCGATGAAATGGCGATCATGATCGATCTCAGCCACGAGATGGGCTACAAGATCGCCGCCTTCCACCACGCGGTCGAAGCCTACAAGGTCGCCGACCTGCTCCGCGAGAACGGCACCTGCGCGGCGATGTGGGCGGATTGGTACGGCTTCAAGATGGAAGCCTATGATGCCATTCGCGAGAATATCGCCCTTGTCGACAAGGCGGGTGCCTGCGCCATCGTCCACTCCGATGATCCAAACGGCATCCAGCGCCTTTACCAGGAAGCCGGCAAGGCGATCGCCGCCGGGCGCCGGGTAGGCATCCCAATCACGGAAGAGCACGCCTGGACCTGGCTCAGTGCCAACCCCGCCAAGGCACTCGGCATCTTCGACAAGACCGGCAGCCTCGCGCCAGGCAAGATGGCGGACGTCGTGCTGTGGAACGGCAACCCGTTCAGCACCTACACCAGGCCCGAGCGCGTCTGGATCGACGGTGCGTTGATGTATGACGCCAATAATCCGCGCATGCGTCCGGTGAGCGATTTCGAACTGGGACAGCCCGGCGAGGGAGACGTCAAATGA
- a CDS encoding site-specific DNA-methyltransferase, which yields MNLVLPIRVPRTRAPAAPVFEDGQLIHGDCIDELRKLPAKSVDMIFADPPYNLQLGGDLFRPEGGRVDAVDNAWDQFSSFGAYDAFTRAWLTEARRVLKDDGSMWVIGSYHNIFRVGTALQDLGYWVLNDIVWRKANPMPNFRGTRFTNAHETLIWCAKDANAKYTFNYRAMKALNDDLQMRSDWLLPICSGSERLKDDDGHKAHPTQKPESLLYRVMLACTKPGDTVLDPFFGTGTTGAVARRLGRKWIGIEREDSYVAVARERIAATLPLDESAMETVPDKRSQPRVAFGLLVESGLVKPGTVLSDSKRRWKAAVRADGSLSCGPHTGSIHKVGAGLNKAPSCNGWTFWHIERQGRLVPLDTLRQEHLAGLE from the coding sequence ATGAATCTCGTCCTGCCAATCCGCGTACCGCGGACCCGCGCGCCTGCTGCGCCCGTCTTCGAGGACGGGCAACTCATCCATGGGGACTGCATCGACGAGCTCAGGAAGCTCCCGGCCAAGTCGGTTGACATGATCTTCGCCGACCCACCCTACAATCTCCAGCTCGGCGGCGATCTCTTCCGGCCGGAGGGCGGGCGGGTCGACGCGGTCGACAATGCCTGGGACCAGTTTTCCAGCTTCGGCGCCTACGACGCCTTCACCCGGGCCTGGCTGACCGAGGCCCGCCGGGTCCTCAAGGACGACGGGTCAATGTGGGTGATCGGCAGCTATCACAACATCTTCCGAGTCGGCACCGCGCTCCAAGACCTCGGTTATTGGGTTCTGAATGACATCGTCTGGCGCAAGGCGAACCCGATGCCCAATTTCCGTGGCACCCGCTTCACCAACGCGCATGAGACCCTGATCTGGTGCGCCAAGGACGCGAACGCCAAGTACACCTTCAACTACCGGGCGATGAAGGCGCTCAACGACGACTTGCAGATGCGTTCCGATTGGCTGCTGCCGATTTGTTCGGGCTCGGAGCGGCTGAAGGACGACGACGGACACAAGGCCCACCCGACCCAGAAGCCCGAAAGCCTACTCTACCGGGTCATGCTCGCCTGCACCAAGCCGGGCGACACGGTGCTCGATCCGTTCTTTGGCACCGGCACCACTGGTGCGGTTGCTCGCCGGCTCGGCCGTAAGTGGATCGGGATCGAGCGCGAGGACAGTTATGTGGCGGTCGCGCGCGAACGAATCGCCGCCACGTTGCCGCTCGACGAGAGCGCGATGGAAACTGTCCCCGACAAGCGCAGCCAACCACGGGTCGCGTTCGGCCTGCTGGTCGAGAGCGGCCTGGTCAAACCCGGTACGGTGCTGAGCGACTCCAAGCGCCGCTGGAAGGCTGCGGTGCGGGCTGACGGCTCGCTTTCCTGTGGGCCGCACACCGGCTCCATCCACAAGGTCGGAGCCGGGCTCAACAAGGCGCCTAGCTGCAACGGCTGGACCTTCTGGCATATCGAGCGCCAGGGCCGGCTCGTGCCCCTCGACACGCTTCGGCAGGAGCATTTGGCCGGGCTCGAGTGA
- the glmM gene encoding phosphoglucosamine mutase, producing MTRKYFGTDGIRGLTNTAPMTVEVALKVGQAAGARFLRGDHRHRVVIGKDTRLSGYMMESALVAGFTSVGMDVVLLGPMPTPAVAMLTRSMRADLGVMISASHNPFADNGIKLFGPDGYKLSDEDELEIEAMLETDPIRAQPQAIGRAKRIDDARGRYVHFAKNTFPEDLRLDGLRIVVDCANGAAYHVAPDALWELGADVIPLGVSPNGTNINDQCGSTHPALLQETVVASGADIGLALDGDADRLIVVDETGKVIDGDQLMALIALDQHRRGQLKGGAVVATVMSNLGLERKLQAEGLRLDRTKVGDRYVLEAMRASGCNVGGEQSGHIILTDHSTTGDGLIAGLQILAAMVAQGKPASELLNQFEPVPQLLKNVRFKSGAPLENGAVRAAIADAERELEGRGRLVIRKSGTEPLIRVMAEGDDEAQVHAVVDRICDAVRQAAA from the coding sequence ATGACCCGCAAATATTTCGGCACGGACGGCATCCGCGGCCTCACCAACACCGCTCCGATGACCGTCGAGGTTGCGCTCAAGGTAGGGCAGGCCGCCGGCGCGCGTTTTCTACGCGGCGATCATCGCCATCGTGTCGTGATCGGCAAGGACACGCGGCTGTCCGGCTACATGATGGAATCGGCGCTCGTCGCCGGCTTCACCAGCGTGGGGATGGACGTGGTCCTGTTGGGTCCGATGCCGACGCCCGCCGTTGCCATGCTCACCCGCTCGATGCGGGCCGACCTGGGCGTCATGATCTCCGCCAGCCACAATCCCTTCGCCGACAATGGCATCAAGCTGTTCGGTCCCGACGGGTACAAGCTCAGCGATGAGGATGAGCTGGAGATCGAGGCGATGCTCGAAACCGATCCGATCCGCGCCCAGCCTCAGGCGATCGGCCGGGCGAAGCGGATCGACGACGCACGCGGCCGCTATGTCCACTTCGCCAAGAACACGTTCCCGGAGGACCTGCGCCTCGACGGACTCAGGATCGTCGTCGATTGCGCCAACGGCGCGGCCTATCACGTCGCCCCCGACGCGCTGTGGGAACTCGGCGCCGACGTCATCCCGCTCGGCGTTTCGCCGAACGGCACGAACATCAACGACCAATGCGGCTCGACCCATCCGGCGCTTCTGCAGGAAACCGTGGTGGCAAGCGGCGCGGACATTGGTCTCGCGCTCGACGGCGATGCCGACCGCCTGATCGTCGTCGATGAGACTGGCAAGGTGATCGACGGCGACCAGCTGATGGCCCTCATCGCGCTGGACCAGCACCGCAGGGGGCAGCTGAAGGGCGGGGCCGTCGTGGCAACCGTGATGAGCAATCTCGGCCTTGAGCGGAAATTACAGGCAGAAGGCCTGCGCCTCGACCGGACCAAGGTGGGCGACCGTTACGTCCTCGAGGCGATGCGGGCGAGCGGCTGCAACGTGGGCGGCGAGCAATCCGGGCATATCATCCTCACCGACCACAGCACCACCGGAGACGGCCTGATTGCGGGTCTCCAGATCCTTGCCGCCATGGTTGCCCAGGGAAAACCCGCCAGCGAACTGCTCAACCAGTTCGAGCCCGTGCCGCAATTGCTCAAGAACGTCCGCTTCAAGAGCGGAGCACCGCTCGAGAACGGTGCCGTCAGGGCTGCGATTGCCGACGCGGAGCGGGAACTGGAGGGACGCGGACGCCTCGTTATTCGCAAGTCGGGCACCGAACCGCTGATCCGCGTCATGGCCGAGGGAGACGACGAAGCGCAGGTCCACGCTGTGGTCGACCGTATCTGCGATGCCGTGCGCCAAGCGGCTGCTTAA
- a CDS encoding amidohydrolase family protein → MTARRRISWLGVTGVVCGLAGAVVGYKASAETIAIVRGTVAIGDGSAPIPNGTVVLRDGRVIAAGAGVAVPAGARVIDATGKWVTPGIVAGFSRLGLTDVDGVDQATDISGDGPFSAALDIAPAINPNAQPMAVNRADGVTRAIVAPGVGKSIFAGQGALIDTAADGNPVTRARLFQYVELGETGAEQAGGSRAAAHVLLRNALREAAELGRGVPAAAGQERSPTAPESQPIVRNPNESRLYEARRSQDVLLTRFDAAALVSVIQGRQILMVHAERAADIRQVIALGREFPRLKLVLVGADEGWTVAPELARSGIPVIASALSDLPAAFETIAATQSNVGRMRAAGVKVAIGTINDDDTRMAFRARNYAGNLVALARLPGATGLSWGEALAMVTSSPAEVVGLGNEIGSLQPGRRGDVVIWSADPLDNMAAAETVLIDGVEQPLVTRQTRLRERYQDLTPGVLPPAYRR, encoded by the coding sequence ATGACCGCTCGTCGGCGTATTTCCTGGTTGGGCGTGACCGGCGTGGTTTGCGGTCTTGCGGGCGCCGTCGTCGGCTACAAGGCCTCGGCTGAAACGATTGCCATTGTCCGCGGCACCGTGGCCATCGGCGACGGGTCGGCTCCGATACCCAATGGCACTGTCGTTTTGCGCGACGGTCGGGTGATCGCGGCGGGCGCAGGCGTCGCTGTGCCGGCCGGAGCGCGCGTCATCGACGCGACCGGGAAGTGGGTCACCCCCGGCATCGTCGCGGGCTTCTCGCGCCTTGGCCTGACCGACGTGGATGGGGTCGATCAGGCGACCGACATTAGCGGCGACGGTCCGTTCAGCGCCGCGCTGGACATTGCGCCTGCGATCAATCCCAATGCGCAGCCAATGGCGGTCAACCGTGCTGATGGCGTCACCCGTGCCATCGTGGCGCCCGGCGTGGGCAAGAGCATCTTCGCCGGCCAGGGGGCGCTCATCGACACCGCGGCGGACGGCAATCCCGTTACTCGTGCCCGTCTGTTCCAATATGTGGAGTTGGGTGAGACCGGAGCCGAGCAGGCCGGAGGCTCTCGCGCCGCCGCCCACGTCCTCCTCCGCAATGCGTTGCGGGAAGCGGCGGAGCTCGGCCGGGGCGTCCCCGCAGCGGCAGGACAGGAGCGCAGCCCGACCGCGCCCGAGAGCCAGCCGATCGTTCGGAACCCCAACGAGTCCCGGCTCTACGAAGCCCGCCGCAGCCAGGACGTGCTTCTGACCCGCTTCGATGCGGCGGCACTCGTGTCGGTGATCCAGGGTCGGCAGATCCTGATGGTCCATGCCGAGCGAGCGGCCGACATCCGCCAGGTGATCGCATTGGGCCGCGAGTTTCCGCGGCTCAAGCTGGTCCTGGTCGGTGCCGACGAAGGCTGGACCGTCGCGCCTGAACTCGCCCGCAGCGGTATTCCGGTGATCGCTTCCGCGCTATCGGACCTGCCCGCGGCATTCGAGACGATTGCCGCGACGCAGAGCAATGTCGGCCGGATGCGCGCGGCGGGGGTGAAGGTCGCGATCGGCACGATCAACGACGACGACACCCGCATGGCCTTCCGCGCCCGCAACTATGCTGGCAACCTTGTCGCGCTCGCCAGACTGCCGGGCGCGACTGGCCTCAGCTGGGGTGAGGCGCTGGCAATGGTCACCAGCAGCCCGGCCGAAGTCGTCGGACTGGGTAACGAGATCGGAAGTCTTCAGCCGGGCCGCCGCGGCGACGTGGTGATCTGGTCGGCGGACCCGCTCGACAACATGGCCGCCGCGGAGACGGTGTTGATCGACGGGGTCGAGCAGCCGCTGGTCACCCGCCAGACGCGCCTTCGTGAGCGTTACCAGGATCTCACTCCGGGCGTTCTGCCGCCCGCCTATCGGAGGTAA
- a CDS encoding ribonuclease HII, which yields MPLAGVDEAGCAPLAGPVVAAAVVLDRERFPRGIDDSKKLDLEAREAIYGKLVVQARFGVGICTVEEIDSLNIYWARMLAMIRAVEALGFEPAMVMVDGNRSPRWSRPSVPIVAGDAKCRSIAAASIVAKVTRDRIMAEYAQAHPGYGWETNRGYPTPDHRRALRDLGPTPLHRRSFALVREAVALHEMPFALAAE from the coding sequence ATGCCGCTCGCCGGTGTGGATGAAGCCGGCTGCGCGCCGCTTGCCGGACCGGTAGTCGCCGCTGCCGTGGTACTCGATCGGGAGCGCTTCCCTCGCGGGATCGACGACAGCAAGAAGCTCGACCTCGAAGCGCGGGAAGCGATTTACGGCAAGCTTGTGGTCCAGGCACGCTTCGGCGTTGGCATCTGCACGGTCGAGGAGATCGACTCGCTGAACATCTATTGGGCCCGCATGCTGGCGATGATCCGAGCGGTCGAGGCGCTGGGCTTCGAACCGGCGATGGTGATGGTGGATGGTAACCGCTCCCCGCGCTGGAGCCGTCCCAGTGTGCCGATCGTGGCCGGAGACGCCAAGTGCCGCTCGATCGCGGCGGCGTCCATCGTGGCCAAGGTGACCCGCGATCGGATCATGGCTGAATATGCGCAGGCCCATCCCGGCTACGGTTGGGAGACCAATCGCGGCTATCCCACCCCCGACCACCGCCGCGCCTTGCGCGACCTCGGTCCGACGCCGCTTCATCGCCGCAGTTTCGCCTTGGTGCGGGAGGCGGTGGCGCTGCACGAAATGCCGTTCGCCCTGGCTGCTGAATAA
- a CDS encoding NnrU family protein, whose translation MGAVILFAVLFVGTHLLMSHPLRAPLARRLGPRGFTAAYAAVSFATFIPLIMARRKVGPEEWLWQQTEPLWIVAALLMLVASILLVGSFIRNPAMDTMTNPKVDIPAPHGVFRITRHPMMWSFALWSVAHLLVNPRPTAMILAGAILTLALVGAAGQDVKKERLLGDRWAEWEASTSYLPFARGLVFPGWPALLAGLALFLLATWLHPIPVGIWRWIG comes from the coding sequence ATGGGGGCCGTCATCCTTTTCGCGGTCCTGTTCGTCGGCACCCATCTCCTGATGTCTCATCCGCTGCGGGCACCACTTGCCCGCCGTTTGGGCCCGCGCGGCTTCACCGCCGCTTATGCCGCAGTTTCCTTCGCAACATTCATTCCGCTGATCATGGCGCGGCGGAAGGTCGGACCCGAAGAATGGCTATGGCAGCAGACGGAGCCGCTCTGGATAGTTGCCGCATTGCTCATGCTGGTCGCCTCGATCCTGCTGGTGGGCTCCTTTATCCGCAATCCGGCCATGGACACCATGACCAATCCCAAGGTGGATATTCCCGCGCCGCACGGCGTCTTTCGCATCACCCGCCATCCGATGATGTGGAGCTTCGCCCTATGGTCCGTCGCCCACCTCCTGGTGAATCCGCGGCCCACGGCCATGATCCTGGCCGGAGCCATCCTCACGCTCGCCCTGGTCGGCGCCGCCGGGCAGGATGTGAAGAAGGAACGACTGCTGGGCGACCGTTGGGCAGAGTGGGAGGCCAGCACCAGCTACCTGCCGTTCGCCCGGGGCCTGGTCTTTCCGGGCTGGCCGGCATTGCTCGCCGGCCTGGCTCTATTCCTGCTCGCCACCTGGCTGCATCCGATCCCGGTGGGCATCTGGCGCTGGATAGGCTGA
- the thiD gene encoding bifunctional hydroxymethylpyrimidine kinase/phosphomethylpyrimidine kinase has translation MSTTTPRILIIAGSDSGGGAGVQADIKTVTMLGGHAMTAITAITAQNTLGVTAVHPVPAEIVLAQIDAVIDDLGVDAIKIGMIGSAFTAHVVADRLEQLEPLVPIVFDPVMVATSGAALADDSTVAAFNRLMDIATISTPNLPELQRLTGKDDPVEAALALVGAHGCAVMIKGGHDEGDALADALIEEDNITSWQGSRIDTPHTHGTGCTLASAIAVGLAEGKDLAGAIATAREFVRMALYEAPGLGQGAGPMGHQRVRLDVGGGPRLNQVTLTGKDYAKSVAFYARIGLKQIVDSPENGYARFESWGGGTLSIQIDPEEEMGPTTAIYLECDDLDTRVEQLARNGLPFEHGPRNQPWMWREARLRDPSGNIVFLYKAGEHRRYPPWRMEEADAPQKSDEPSAEPAFDSFEVKRAVLP, from the coding sequence ATGAGCACCACCACCCCCCGCATCCTGATCATCGCGGGCTCCGATAGCGGGGGCGGCGCGGGCGTTCAGGCCGACATCAAGACGGTCACCATGCTTGGTGGCCACGCCATGACGGCGATCACGGCGATCACCGCGCAGAACACGCTTGGCGTGACTGCTGTGCACCCAGTCCCGGCCGAGATCGTGTTGGCGCAGATTGACGCGGTGATCGATGACCTCGGCGTCGACGCGATCAAGATCGGGATGATCGGCTCGGCCTTTACCGCGCACGTCGTTGCCGACCGGCTTGAACAGCTTGAGCCGCTGGTCCCGATCGTGTTCGATCCGGTAATGGTGGCGACCAGCGGCGCGGCGCTTGCCGACGACAGCACCGTTGCCGCCTTCAATCGTTTGATGGACATCGCGACCATCTCCACGCCGAACCTGCCCGAACTGCAGCGGCTGACCGGCAAGGACGATCCGGTCGAAGCCGCGCTGGCGCTGGTCGGCGCGCACGGCTGCGCGGTGATGATCAAGGGCGGTCACGATGAGGGCGATGCGCTTGCCGACGCGCTGATCGAGGAAGACAATATCACGAGCTGGCAGGGCAGCCGGATCGACACCCCGCATACCCATGGCACCGGCTGCACGCTGGCCAGTGCGATTGCGGTCGGTCTCGCCGAGGGCAAGGACCTTGCCGGCGCCATCGCCACCGCTCGCGAATTCGTCCGTATGGCGCTCTACGAAGCGCCCGGGCTGGGGCAGGGTGCTGGCCCAATGGGGCATCAGCGTGTCCGCCTCGACGTGGGTGGCGGTCCGCGGCTCAATCAGGTCACGCTGACGGGCAAGGATTATGCGAAGTCGGTGGCCTTCTACGCCCGGATCGGGCTGAAGCAGATCGTCGACAGTCCAGAGAATGGCTACGCGCGGTTCGAAAGCTGGGGAGGTGGGACACTCTCGATCCAGATCGACCCGGAGGAAGAGATGGGACCGACCACGGCCATCTACCTTGAATGCGACGACCTCGACACACGCGTCGAGCAGCTGGCCCGCAATGGACTTCCGTTCGAGCATGGCCCGCGCAACCAGCCGTGGATGTGGCGTGAGGCGCGGCTGCGCGACCCCTCGGGCAACATCGTCTTCCTCTACAAGGCCGGCGAACATCGGCGCTACCCACCGTGGCGGATGGAAGAAGCCGACGCCCCGCAGAAAAGCGATGAGCCGAGCGCCGAGCCCGCATTCGACTCTTTCGAGGTCAAGCGCGCCGTCCTACCCTAG
- the folP gene encoding dihydropteroate synthase, producing the protein MTRTILRPTAFVDAPFGHDGKVARLAGGMLWFSAVELIPVDGGPAELVPVSDVERQLDDDTAAQWAALTAARPPLQLGERTIRLDQPQVVGILNTTPDSFSDGGQHGEGAAAAQAGFTMAEQGAAIVDVGGESTRPGARPVWEGDEIERIEPVVRALAAGGVAVSVDTRKAIVMEAALAAGARLVNDVSALTWDHRAPEVVAKAQAPVVLMHHQGKPETMQENPSYPRGALVEVWLWLKDRIIAAEAAGVARSNILIDPGIGFGKNVAHNLELMNGLAALHGLGCPLLVGASRKRTIGALHNEAAADRRLGGSIALAMKAAEQGAQLIRVHDVYETVQALRIWRGLHDQALTPRR; encoded by the coding sequence ATGACCCGCACCATCCTTCGCCCCACCGCATTCGTCGACGCGCCCTTCGGCCACGATGGCAAGGTCGCGCGCTTGGCGGGCGGCATGCTCTGGTTCTCGGCGGTCGAGCTCATTCCGGTGGACGGCGGCCCTGCCGAACTCGTCCCGGTTTCCGACGTTGAACGCCAGCTCGATGACGACACTGCCGCGCAATGGGCCGCCTTGACCGCTGCCCGCCCACCGCTGCAGCTGGGTGAGCGCACCATTCGCCTCGACCAGCCGCAGGTCGTCGGCATCCTCAACACGACGCCCGACAGCTTCTCTGACGGAGGTCAGCATGGCGAGGGTGCGGCTGCGGCTCAGGCGGGCTTCACCATGGCAGAGCAAGGCGCCGCCATCGTTGATGTTGGCGGCGAAAGCACCCGTCCCGGGGCCCGCCCGGTGTGGGAAGGTGACGAGATCGAACGGATCGAGCCGGTCGTCCGGGCACTTGCAGCCGGCGGTGTCGCCGTCTCGGTGGACACTCGAAAGGCAATCGTGATGGAAGCCGCGCTCGCCGCCGGCGCTCGCCTCGTCAACGATGTTTCGGCGCTCACTTGGGATCATCGCGCGCCCGAGGTAGTCGCCAAGGCTCAGGCGCCCGTCGTGCTGATGCACCACCAGGGCAAGCCGGAGACCATGCAGGAAAACCCGTCCTACCCCCGCGGTGCGCTGGTCGAGGTGTGGCTCTGGCTGAAGGACCGCATCATCGCCGCAGAAGCCGCTGGTGTCGCCAGATCGAATATCCTGATCGATCCCGGGATCGGCTTCGGGAAGAATGTCGCACATAACCTTGAGCTGATGAACGGTCTTGCCGCCCTGCACGGGCTCGGTTGTCCCTTGCTGGTTGGCGCCAGCCGCAAGCGGACCATCGGCGCGCTCCACAATGAAGCGGCGGCGGATCGTCGCCTTGGCGGCAGCATCGCGCTGGCCATGAAGGCGGCAGAGCAGGGTGCCCAACTCATCCGCGTGCACGACGTCTATGAAACAGTGCAGGCGCTGCGCATATGGCGGGGCCTTCACGA